The window CAGCTCGGCAAATTTGCCGCGCCGTTGTTCGACGCCGGGGTCAAGCGCCTCAACGTCAGCCTCGACAGCCTCGACCCTGAGCGCTTCAAGCAGATGACCCGCACCGGCGATCTGGCGCTGGTGATCAACGGCATCGATGCCGCGCACAAGGCCGGATTTACCCGCACCAAACTCAACGTCGTGGTGATGCAGGGTCGCAACGATCAGGAGATCAACGATCTGGTGAGTTTTGCCATCGACCGCCAGCTCGACATCGCCTTCATCGAAGAAATGCCGCTGGGGATCATCAATGAGCACAGCCGCGCCGAGTCATTTTTCTCAAGCGCGCAGGTGCGGGAAAAGATCGCCGAGCGCTACACCCTGATCGACTCTGCCGAATCGACTCAAGGCCCGTCGCGCTACTGGCGGCTGGCCGAAGCACCGGATATTCGCCTCGGTTTTATCTCGCCGCACAGCCACAATTTCTGCGGCACCTGCAACCGGGTGCGGCTGACCGTCGAAGGGCGTTTGCTACTGTGTCTGGGTAACGAGCATTCGGTGGACTTGAAAGCGCTGCTGCGCGCGCATCCGGGGCAACCGCAACGTCTGGAAAAAGCCATCATCGAAGCAATGAAGCTCAAGCCCTACAGGCACAACTTCGAAGTGAGCGACGACGTGCAGGTCGTGCGATTCATGAACATGACCGGCGGTTGATGCGTCACGTCCACACGTAATCGGGATCACCCAGCATGATTATCAGACCCAAGGTCAGTCAGTTCGCCATCCTGTTTACCCTCAAGGGTTCGATTGCCAAGCGAATCGCCTTGCGCACTCTGATGGTTACCCTGCTGGCGTCGGCCATCGTGCTGGTGGAAATCCTCCATCCCAGCAGCTTCACCAAGGTCAACGCCACGCCGTTCACGCTGCTGGGTTTGTCGCTGTCGATTTTCATGAGTTTCCGTAACAACGCCTGCTATGACCGCTGGTACGAGGCGCGCAAGGCCTGGGGCGAAGTGATCGTGCATATTCGCTCGATCCTTCGTGAAACCCACATCATCCGCGAATCGCCTCAACGCCGGCACTTGCTGTTCAACCTGTGCGGCTTCGCCCATGCCCTCAACGCGCGGCTGCGACGTGAAGATGAAGCGGCGGCCAGCAGCGCATGGGTCAACCCGAAACCCGACGCACAAGTGCCGGACTACAGCGCCCGGATCCTGCACCGGATCGGCGAACAGTGCTCCGATCTGCAACAGGCCGGAGCACTGACCGAATGGCGCTACATGCTGCTGGCCAATCACCTGACCAGCCTTACGCAAGCGCAAGCCGTGTGCGAGCGGATCAAAAACACACCACTGCCCTTCCCCTACACGTTGCTGCTGCACCGCACGATCTACCTGTTCTGCATTCTGCTACCGTTCGCCATGGCCGAACCGCTGGGCTGGTTGACGCCGTTGTTCACCGCGATTGTCAGCTATACCTTTTT of the Pseudomonas sp. Seg1 genome contains:
- the moaA gene encoding GTP 3',8-cyclase MoaA, which translates into the protein MSERILIDGFNRRVDYLRMSVTDRCDFRCVYCMAEDMQFLPRQQVLTLEEIYQLAQSFVALGTRKIRLTGGEPLIRPGVVKLCEQIAALPGLRELCMTTNGSQLGKFAAPLFDAGVKRLNVSLDSLDPERFKQMTRTGDLALVINGIDAAHKAGFTRTKLNVVVMQGRNDQEINDLVSFAIDRQLDIAFIEEMPLGIINEHSRAESFFSSAQVREKIAERYTLIDSAESTQGPSRYWRLAEAPDIRLGFISPHSHNFCGTCNRVRLTVEGRLLLCLGNEHSVDLKALLRAHPGQPQRLEKAIIEAMKLKPYRHNFEVSDDVQVVRFMNMTGG
- a CDS encoding bestrophin family protein codes for the protein MIIRPKVSQFAILFTLKGSIAKRIALRTLMVTLLASAIVLVEILHPSSFTKVNATPFTLLGLSLSIFMSFRNNACYDRWYEARKAWGEVIVHIRSILRETHIIRESPQRRHLLFNLCGFAHALNARLRREDEAAASSAWVNPKPDAQVPDYSARILHRIGEQCSDLQQAGALTEWRYMLLANHLTSLTQAQAVCERIKNTPLPFPYTLLLHRTIYLFCILLPFAMAEPLGWLTPLFTAIVSYTFFGLDAIADELEDPFGRDENDLPTDALVRTIERDILAELGVAQLPPALMPVDYVLS